In Pseudomonadales bacterium, the genomic stretch ACTGATCGCGCTCGTCATCGCGGTGCCGGTGAGCTTTGGCATCGCGCTGTTCCTGACCGAGCTGTCACCGGTCTGGCTGCGCCAACCACTGGGCATCGCCATCGAGTTGCTGGCGGCGGTGCCGTCCATCGTGTACGGCATGTGGGGGCTGATGGTGTTTGCGCCGATCTTCGCTGAACGGGTGCAGCCGGCGCTCTCTGCCACGCTGGGGCGCCTGCCTTTCGCGAACGCGCTGTTTGCTGGCCCGCCGCTGGGCATTGGCCTGCTCACCGCCGGCATCATCCTGGCGATCATGATCATCCCGTTCATCGCCTCGGTGATGCGCGATGTCTTCGCGGTGACACCCATCCTGCTCAAGGAGTCGGCCTACGGCGTCGGCTCGACGACGTGGGAGGTCGTGTGGCATGTGGTGTTGCCACACGCCCGCGTCGGCGTCATCGGCGGCGTCATGCTCGGCATGGGACGCGCGCTCGGTGAGACCATGGCCGTGACGTTCGTCATTGGCAACAG encodes the following:
- the pstC gene encoding phosphate ABC transporter permease subunit PstC — protein: MGTPHGSTAGQRLGDWLFFNLTRAFALLTLLLLAGIIGSLVIGSWPALQKLGFAFLWTAEWNPPLERFGALIPIYGTLVTSLIALVIAVPVSFGIALFLTELSPVWLRQPLGIAIELLAAVPSIVYGMWGLMVFAPIFAERVQPALSATLGRLPFANALFAGPPLGIGLLTAGIILAIMIIPFIASVMRDVFAVTPILLKESAYGVGSTTWEVVWHVVLPHARVGVIGGVMLGMGRALGETMAVTFVIGNSNAFSGASLYMPGNSITSTLANEFGEAAPGLYTAALIELGLILFLITLAVLVLSRLLLRPGRREGSRG